The Flavobacteriaceae bacterium 3519-10 genome includes a window with the following:
- a CDS encoding Potassium voltage-gated channel subfamily KQT; possible potassium channel, VIC family produces the protein MIKPFMEKEHNFISEKTRWKRKVFRIIFKADTRLGKLFDLILLTLILLSTFIVMMESVKIYDAKLHHLFVVLEIIITAFFTVEYVLRIITIRNKKAYIFSFFGIIDFLSILPFYLSLFFPITKYFLIIRMLRMLRIFRILNLLDFMHDGYFIVRALKNSSRKIYIFLLFLVIFSVIVGSLMFMVEGHRPGFESIPQSIYWAVVTVTTVGYGDVSPGTPLGKFLSVLLMLAGYSIIAVPTGIVTAEMRNKRQNLEKVCPRCGNEDIDDDARYCKICGEKTA, from the coding sequence TTGATTAAACCGTTTATGGAAAAGGAACACAATTTTATTTCCGAGAAGACCCGATGGAAACGTAAAGTTTTCCGCATCATATTTAAAGCTGATACACGACTCGGGAAACTTTTTGATCTGATCCTGCTCACGCTCATCTTACTGAGCACTTTTATTGTAATGATGGAGAGCGTGAAGATTTATGATGCCAAACTTCATCATCTGTTTGTAGTTCTGGAGATCATAATCACAGCGTTTTTCACGGTGGAATACGTGCTGCGGATCATAACAATCAGAAATAAAAAGGCCTACATTTTCAGTTTTTTCGGGATTATTGATTTTCTGTCGATTTTGCCATTCTACCTGAGTCTGTTTTTCCCGATCACAAAATACTTCCTGATCATCAGGATGCTGAGGATGCTGAGGATCTTCCGCATACTTAACCTGCTGGATTTCATGCACGACGGCTATTTTATCGTGCGGGCACTGAAGAACAGTTCGAGAAAAATTTATATTTTCCTGCTGTTCCTGGTGATTTTTTCAGTAATTGTTGGCTCACTGATGTTTATGGTTGAAGGTCACCGGCCCGGGTTCGAAAGTATACCACAGAGTATTTATTGGGCGGTGGTGACGGTTACTACGGTTGGTTACGGAGATGTTTCGCCGGGGACGCCACTGGGGAAATTTCTGTCTGTGCTGCTCATGCTTGCAGGTTACTCCATTATTGCGGTGCCAACGGGAATTGTAACCGCTGAAATGCGCAACAAACGTCAGAATCTGGAGAAAGTATGCC